The window AATGCAGGATGCAGATGGGCGCTGGCCCAAACGATACCGGGCTCTCGCGCAAGCACGTGCTGGCGGCGATCGAGGCGAGCCTGCGCAGGTTGGGTACCGACTACGTTGATCTCTATCAAGTGCACGCGCCTGACCCGGACACACCCATTGATGAAACTCTCGGCGCGCTCGACTCGATCGTCCAAAGCGGCAAGGCTCGCTACATCGGCTGCTCGAACTTCGGCGCCTGGCAGTTGGCCAAGGCCTTATGGACGAGCGATCGCCTTCGCTTTGCCAGATTCGATTCGGTTCAGCCTCGATACAATCTTCTGTTTCGGGAGATCGAGCACGAGTTGTTCCCGCTGTGCGAAGAAGAGGGAGTCGGCGTTATTGTTTACAATCCGCTGGCCGGTGGGTTTCTGACAGCAAAGCATCGGCGCGACGCGGCACCCGCCGAAAACACGCGCTTCGCGGTCGCGGGGAAGCTCTACCTGGACCGCTACTGGAACGAGGCGTGTTTTGGAGCGGTCGAGCGGCTGCGAGCGTTTTTTGAAGCGCGCGCAAAATCGCTGACGCATGCAGCGCTCGCGTGGGTGCTAAAGCAGCGAGCCGTCACCTCGGCGATAGTCGGTGCAACCAGCGCCGGCCAGCTACGCGACACGCTTGGCGGTGTCGGGCTTGAGCTCGACCGGGAGGAATTAGAACAGTGCGACAGCGTTTGGTACGAGCTGCCACGCGCTCGCGATCCGCGAATCGCTTTGAGGTGATGGGTGAAACTCGAGGTCGCTGATAGAATGTCGATCGAATTAATAGTGACGCGGCATCGAGACGAATCAAGCAAGAGCGGATAGCGGAGGGAGACAGAGATTGTTCAAGGTCGCGCTTGTCGGAACGCATGGCGTAAACAAAACAACTATCGCCTACGAGCTCGCTGGAGTGCTCAAACGCAAAGGCCGAAAGGTAGAATTGCTGACCGAGATAGCTCGCGAGTGTCCGTTTCCCCTAAACGAACAGGCGACTCGCGAGGCTTATCAATGGATCATAGCGCGACAGGTGCAGCTCGAAATCGAGAAGGCTCCGCGAGCCGATGTGCTTGTATGCGACCGCTCGGTGCTCGATAACTTTGCCTATTATGCGAGGCGCTACGGAACCAAAGGCGAGGAGGCCGAAGCCCTGGGAATGTATTGCCGCTCCTGGATGCGGACCTATGATTTGCTGATAAGGCTTCCAGTCACCGAAGCGCTGGCTCCCGACGGATTCCGCTCAACAGACGCGGAGTTTCAGCGAGAGATTGATGTGCTGTGCGATGAACTGTTCGAGAGCGCTTACACCCAGACGACCCGCCCCGTTTACATTCGAAGCTCACTGTCGGCAAGCG is drawn from Acidobacteriota bacterium and contains these coding sequences:
- a CDS encoding aldo/keto reductase, which produces MKVKRLGRTGLKVTEVCLGTMTFGYQCDELTSFKIMDAAAEGGVNFIDTADVYPIPVSLEIAGRTEEIVGRWLRGRRDDFVLATKCRMQMGAGPNDTGLSRKHVLAAIEASLRRLGTDYVDLYQVHAPDPDTPIDETLGALDSIVQSGKARYIGCSNFGAWQLAKALWTSDRLRFARFDSVQPRYNLLFREIEHELFPLCEEEGVGVIVYNPLAGGFLTAKHRRDAAPAENTRFAVAGKLYLDRYWNEACFGAVERLRAFFEARAKSLTHAALAWVLKQRAVTSAIVGATSAGQLRDTLGGVGLELDREELEQCDSVWYELPRARDPRIALR
- a CDS encoding AAA family ATPase — encoded protein: MFKVALVGTHGVNKTTIAYELAGVLKRKGRKVELLTEIARECPFPLNEQATREAYQWIIARQVQLEIEKAPRADVLVCDRSVLDNFAYYARRYGTKGEEAEALGMYCRSWMRTYDLLIRLPVTEALAPDGFRSTDAEFQREIDVLCDELFESAYTQTTRPVYIRSSLSASEIAESVLAR